The Calliphora vicina chromosome 3, idCalVici1.1, whole genome shotgun sequence genome contains a region encoding:
- the Cpr65Ea gene encoding pupal cuticle protein Edg-78E: MFKLIFAAVLISLAAAAKNEDTITKFASQVNSDGTYGFDIEQSSGLEFKETGFGGHYAKGAYQYVSPEGQKISLVYTADENGFHPQSESIPTPPPIPAYILKALEYIREHPTAEELADREVRAKQI, from the exons ATGTTTAAACTT ATTTTTGCAGCAGTTTTAATTTCTTTGGCAGCAGCTGCCAAAAATGAAGATACCATAACGAAATTTGCCAGCCAGGTGAACTCAGATGGCACCTATGGCTTCGACATTGAACAGTCGAGTGGCTTGGAGTTCAAAGAAACGGGCTTTGGTGGCCATTATGCCAAAGGTGCATATCAGTATGTTTCACCTGAGGGCCAAAAAATCTCCCTAGTTTATACAGCTGATGAGAACGGTTTCCATCCTCAATCCGAGTCGATTCCCACACCACCACCAATTCCAGCTTATATTCTTAAGGCCTTGGAATATATTCGCGAACATCCTACGGCCGAGGAATTGGCTGATCGTGAAGTACGAGCTAAACAAATTTAG